A stretch of Anas acuta chromosome 3, bAnaAcu1.1, whole genome shotgun sequence DNA encodes these proteins:
- the LOC137854982 gene encoding nuclear GTPase SLIP-GC-like — protein MATRRGAENDAAEVPQRRPRLPDAFQQEERETLRKYEKMEERVRKILTASCEKISHLFHLKDMPEHLAYLRDRITTLSSKLNFEPIYIGLFGSSGAGKSTLLNTILHKRFFLPVSGTRACTSCQVQISTCGSREYRAKIFLLSNEEWMDEVRSLLAFLETDKEADENDSDKDHAVQALQAVYGEGAENRTYDELVKAKPAITIPHSRVIDLKTAEAEVLSRELDPYIRNLEGNEGPGEGGAALHKEQTRLWPLIKYVQVTLPASDFVPEGVIFVDIPGTGDSNKKRDEMWKESILQCTSIWVIADVERVDGAKAHEKMLEEAITACMIGKCSDITFVVTKMDKISREEYMCDHPSAPKDLSTHDAILETKKDLKTKKARAIRLRMQRRLPSDTEVVQKADLVFTVSAKEYWNPTVLTIEETEISMLRDQIRKLCLNVRRNQLQERMREILVIFSLVDVFHTVQLNPGPALHQDRLNTFVSTKIQELKKTAQSIFDQMDSLLTNGVKSAQNSHKKKIENIFAIGEKSKGFHMTLKAVCRRNGVYVSRVFHRININRSLAEPIYAAIEMMFANIFRKQRLTRISLQAAINEFSTVVKGEFMAFARDRNMNESKLQFLLQETDIIMRALEREILLKKKAIYESLELSIQSTLTPYYQEAKKISGKDTYKQIKSILTQSIEVEVRQAMFEKAKERMMSQFRELTEQMSTKLSKDFLGMLSVIFSQCDTPVSVLPDLQEECQEILDMLKNL, from the exons ATGGCAACGCGTCGCG GTGCAGAGAACGATGCAGCTGAGGTCCCCCAGAGGCGACCACGACTGCCGGATGCTTTCcagcaggaggaaagggagacGCTCAGGAAAT ACGAGAAGATGGAGGAGAGGGTCAGAAAAATCCTGACCGCCTCGTGCGAGAAGATATCCCACCTCTTTCATCTGAAGGACATGCCCGAGCACCTGGCTTATCTCCG GGACCGCATCACGACCCTCAGCTCCAAGCTTAACTTCGAGCCCATCTACATCGGGCTCTTCGGGAGCAGCGGCGCGGGGAAGAGCACCCTGCTCAACACCATCCTCCACAAGCGCTTCTTCCTCCCGGTGTCAGGGACACGCGCCTGCACCTCCTGCCAGGTTCAGATCAGCACCTGCGGCAGCAGAGAGTACAGAGCCaagatttttctcctctccaacGAG GAGTGGATGGACGAGGTGAGGAGCCTGCTGGCATTCCTGGAGACAGACAAGGAGGCTGATGAGAATGACAGCGACAAAGATCACGCCGTTCAAGCGCTGCAGGCTGTCTACGGGGAAGGAGCGGAGAACAGGACTTACGATGAGCTGGTGAAAGCCAAGCCTGCCATCACTATTCCCCACTCCAGAGTTATTGATCTGAAAACGGCAGAG GCAGAAGTTCTCTCCCGGGAACTGGACCCGTACATCCGCAACCTGGAGGGCAACGAggggcctggggaggggggtgccGCCCTCCACAAGGAGCAGACGCGGCTCTGGCCCCTCATCAAGTACGTGCAAGTGACTCTTCCCGCGTCCGACTTCGTGCCTGAAGGGGTCATCTTTGTGGACATCCCGGGGACGGGCGATTCCAACAAGAAGAGGGATGAAATGTGGAAAGAG AGCATCCTGCAGTGCACATCCATTTGGGTCATCGCTGATGTTGAACGCGTTGATGGGGCCAAAGCACACGAAAAAATGCTGGAAGAGGCGATTACAGCTTGCATGATTGGCAAGTGCAGCGATATCACCTTTGTGGTCACCAAGATGGATAAGATCAGCCGGGAGGAGTACATGTG TGACCATCCCAGTGCACCG AAGGATCTAAGCACGCACGATGCCATTTTGGAGACAAAAAAagacctgaaaacaaaaaaggccaGAGCAATAAGGCTCAGGATGCAG AGGAGACTGCCCAGCGATACAGAGGTGGTGCAGAAGGCGGACCTGGTGTTCACCGTCAGTGCCAAGGAGTACTGGAACCCCACGGTCCTCACGATCGAGGAGACAG aaatctCCATGCTAAGGGACCAAATCAGGAAGCTCTGCCTGAATGTGAGGAGAAATCAGCTGCAAGAGCGCATGCGGGAGATCCTCGTCATCTTCTCCCTGGTGGACGTTTTCCACACCGTGCAGCTGAACCCG GGTCCAGCCCTGCATCAGGACAGGCTCAACACGTTTGTGTCAACGAAGATCCAGGAGCTGAAGAAGACGGCTCAGAGCATTTTTGACCAGATGGATTCGCTTCTTACCAATGGGGTGAAGTCTGCCCAAAATTCacacaagaagaaaattgaaaatatctttGCG ATAGGCGAGAAGTCCAAAGGCTTCCACATGACCCTGAAAGCTGTGTGCAGGAGGAACGGGGTGTACGTGTCCCGCGTCTTCCACCGCATAAACATCAACAGAAGCCTGGCTGAGCCCATCTACGCAGCAATTGAAATGATGTTTGCAAACATATTCAG aaaacagaggcTCACGAGGATCAGTCTGCAGGCTGCCATCAATGAGTTCAGCACGGTGGTAAAAGGCGAATTCATGGCGTTTGCGAGGGACAGGAATATGAATGAGTCCAAGCTCCAATTCCTCTTACAAGAG ACCGACATCATCATGAGAGCTCTCGAAAGAGAAATCCTTCTGAAAAAGAAGGCCATCTATGAGTCGCTTGAGCTGTCCATCCAAAGCACCTTAACGCCGTATTACCAAG AGGCTAAGAAGATAAGTGGGAAGGACACGTACAAGCAGATAAAAAGCATACTGACACAGAGCATCGAGGTGGAGGTACGGCAGGCGATGTTCGAGAAAGCGAAGGAGAGGATGATGAGCCAGTTCCGGGAGCTGACG GAGCAGATGAGCACGAAGCTCAGCAAGGATTTCCTCGGCATGCTCAGCGTCATCTTCAGCCAGTGTGACACACCGGTCAGCGTGCTGCCGG ATCTGCAGGAAGAATGCCAAGAAATCCTGGATATGCTGAAAAACTTGTAA